Genomic window (Erythrolamprus reginae isolate rEryReg1 chromosome 3, rEryReg1.hap1, whole genome shotgun sequence):
cactccgcagtctgcatggttgccgatcagtttccggtcacaattcaaagtgttggttatgacctataaagcccttcatggcactggaccagaatatctccgggaccgccttctgccgcatgaatcccagcgaccagttaggtcccacagagttggccttctccgggtcccgtcaactaaacaatgttgtttggcgggacccaggggaagagccttctctgtggcggccctgaccctttggaaccaactccccccagatatcagagttgcccccaccctcctagcctttcgtaagctccttaaaacccacctctgtcgtcaggcatgggggaattgacatgttccttccccctaggcttataaaatttatgcatggtacgctagtgtgtatgattggttttaacttgtggtgttttttaaattaatttaaatattggatttgtcttacattgtattgctattgctgtgagccgccccgagtctgcggagaggggcggcatacaaatctgattaaacttaaacttaaacttaataataataataatttattggatttgtatgctgcccctatacgcagactcggggcggctaacaacaataataaacacaacatgtacaatccaataataaaaaataactaaaaacccctattataaaaccaaacatacacacaaacataccgtgcataacttgtaatggcctagggggaagagctatctcaactcccccatgcctggcggtataaatgagtcttgagtagtttacgaaagacagggagggtgggggcagttctaatctccagggggagttggttccagagggccagggctgccacagagaaggctcttgccctggggcccgccaaacgacattgtttcgtcgacgggacccggagaaggccaactctgtgggaccttatcggtcgctgggattcgtgcggtagcaggcggttccagaggtaatctggtcgattgccatgtagggctttaaaggtcatgaccaacactttgaattgtgaccggaaactgatcagcagccaatgcaagccacggagtgttgaagaaatgtgggcaaagataaaatacaggaaatagtataagggcagactaaatggaccatgaggtctttttctgtcatcaatcttctaatgtttctatgtttctatcccatgGCTGGTGGGGCCTGAAAGGAAGCTATGACTCCAAGGAAATGACATCTCTTATAACAGTTGTGCAAGAACATTATAAATATGTGATGTTGGACCCAAAGTGGACTGTAATTCAAAAGAGACCATGTCCCTTATTCATGAAGATTATGAAAAGTTCTTTTTTACATTACACTAGTCAGGCAACGGATAAAAGGGGAATAAATAGCCTGCTTATATATATGGTATAAACTGAGAATTGTCTGAACTGTCTGAATTGTCTGAACAATAAACTGAGAATTCTTCAAAGCTTTGGGCCTTCTATTGCAACAAACGAGGCCATGCATTCGATTTCACAGCTACTACAATTGTTGGCTGAGCAGGGACAAAAAATAGCTAGGGGAATGATTGAAACCCAGGAAACAAGCTCTTTGTCAGTCaatgctgatttaccaccagccGATCAGATACTTTGGATCCAAGCATGTGAGAGACACAAGAAACAAGCAGTTTAATTAATAACTAAAATCTGCAACACAACCAGGAACCAAATGTAGAACAACCCACTGGAGAGAGAGAAGTTCCTTGATGATGGGTTACAGCCTGAGCTcaaaagcttggaagaataaATTTTTGTCCCAAACCAACTCAGACTAGATTCACCACTTTTTCAGGTTATTAAACCATTATGAAGCCATCTCCCAGAACCCCAAACCCATCACCAGTCGGTTGGATAAGTCTACTCTTAAACGCGTGATGCCCAGTATCCAAAATAGCTTCAGGCTTACGTCTCCAGCAGGGGAAGAAATCTCCATTGACCTgtaagaagaagggagaagaggaagtagagaaCGTAACTACTTTGCAATTTCATCACATCCACCTTCATCTCTTTATCTGCTCCATCTGCTGAcggagagccggggtggtgcagtggttagagtacaacactgcaggctacttcagccgactgccagctgtagttcagcagttcaaacctcaccaccggctcaaagatgacttagccttccatccttccgagggggtaaAGTGAAGACCCAGATTTTGTGGTGGAAGAtatgcttgctctctgtaaatcacttatagAGGGCTGGaaggcactatgaagcggtatataagtctaaatgctattgctataagtgatattgctattccttccttattccctccctcctgctctcccttccttggtgggtcaaatgaggacccagatttttgggggcaagaggttgatcctgtaaactgcttagagagggctggaaaagcactaggaagcggtacatgagtctaagtgctattgctataaatgctattgctgacaCACCAGCCTTACAAAGCGGTCTGCAATGGAGTCTCCATAGTCAAAAAGAGCTTGACTTTGACAACCACAAAGATGTCTGTCAAGCTCGATGTGTGTTTATGCTATTGCAACCATTGTCGCTTCTGAACTTGCCAAAGAACTAGGGGAGAGGGAAGGGTGAGAAGGAACTCAGCCTCCAGACTCCAAGGAGAGCTATGGGAGCCAAGGACACATCTGTAGGTGTCAGCCAAAGACCAGAGGCTTTTTCTCATAACAATACAATGACACTCAATTGGACAATGTGGCCTGCACATTGTAGGTTTGTGTGGGGATCAGGTAGGCTGGTTTTTCTTTCAATGGTACAGAAATAATGTACCCAATAAAGTTTTGCATTGAGACATTGGCAGTCTTGAGTGTGCAGGTTTTAGTTGGGTTCGTCATTTGGGACATGGACCATTGTGACCGAAATTGGGGTCTTTCAGCTGGGGTCTTTAGTACCTGCATGATCCTGAGTCCAGGGAGATGGCCAGCCGTTCCTCTTTTATGCCAAAATTGGCACCGCATTCCTGCACCTACAGTTGAAACACAGAAAGAAGATGGAGACATGGATGGGCCTCGGGAGTTGGTAAGATCACTGACTTAAGGACAGGAGAGATTTAAGGGACTTGCCAGTGTGGAGTCACTCCGTGGGAGAAATCCTCCTAGGCTAGGTTAGGCTAGGTtggctagaacagaacagaaatataaaaatagaaatagaaataatacaaATAGGAGAGgagtggaaaggaaaggagaggagggggaggagagaggggaagggagaggagagaaaaggagaagaaagaagaagctgtagggtttcctgcttaagcagggggttggacttgatgacctgcaaggtccctttcaacttaaataaataaataaacaaacaaggagagaagaggagagaagaggagagaagagagggggagaggagaggagaagggggaggagaggaaaggagaggggaagagaagagaggagaagaggggaaagaggggaagggagaggagaggagaggagaggagagaactaGAAGGGACCTCTGATGCTTTGAGAGAATAAAttgtctccctcttctttgtggcagattttcaaatactggaagactgttatcatatCCTCCCAAGACTTTCTTTTCTCTAGAATAGCCAGACCCAAAACTTGCAGTCATTTTCAACAGAtacggcgggggtcacagagttagccgttccaggggaacgagggaccgttgcttaataacggtcccttgttccggctctgtgaacccaatcttgggtactggtgatgagtgtaactctggccctggactcaggttgctgctgctcaatgccaggtcggtggtaaataaagctctcctcatccgggacctgatcctggatgaggaggccgacctggcttgtattactgaaacctggctgggcccggagggaggtgttcctctctctgaaatttgcccagccgggtttcagatatggcatcaacctcgaccccagggaagggggggaggagtggctattgttgccagggagagcctttgcctgcgtagactcattgctccggaaattgcaggttgcgagtctctcttgatgaggttggacttaggggttcaggtgggcttatttctcacgtacctgcctcccagctgcgtgtcaaaagccctgcctgtgctactcgaggaagtagccgggttggcggtggagttccccggacttactGTCCTGGGGGatttcaatctgccgtcactcggcgaaacctctgggttggcacaggagttcatggccaccatgacagccatggacctgactcaagtagttcagggtccgactcacgagggaggacacgcacctgacatggtattcctttctgagcaattgagtaatggtctgagactaaggggcttagatgcgttgcctttgtcatggtcagaccattttctactacggcttgacttcctggctccaatccttccccgcagggaggcggaaccaattaagatgttccgccccagacgcctgatggaccctgagggctttcagacggcgcttggggttataccagaggcacttgtccacagttcggcagagtctcttgcggaggcctggaacaaggccgcagcggaggctcttgaccggattgcgcctttgcgacctctccgaggcgctagaccccgtagagctccatggttcaacgaggagctccgggagttgaaacgccagaagagacgtctagagaagcgatggaggaagagtaggtctgaatccgaccgaacacttgtaagagcttttattaagacttacaaagtggcgctcaaggcggcaagatgcgcgtaccatgccgccttgattgcatcagcggaatcccgcccggccgctctgtttagggtgacccgctcccttcttaatcaggggggagttggggagcccttacagagtagtgccgaggactttaacatgtttttcgctgataaagtcgctcggatccgagccgacctcgactccaattgtaaaacagagtcgactgacaacgagtcagtcgaggtgactggggcacgtacttgtccacctgtctgggaagagtttgatctggtgacacctgatgaagtggacaaggccattggagctgtgagttctgccacctgtttactggatccgtgtccctcctggttggtttcggccagcagggaggtgacacggagctgggcccaggagattaccaacgcttccttggggaggggagtttttccatcactctataaagaagcgcttgtgcgccccctcctcaagaagccctccctggacccagccgtacttaacaactatcgtccagtctccaaccttccctttatggggaaggttgtcgagaaggtggtggcactccagctccagcggtccttggaagaagccgattatctaggtccccggcagtcgggtttcaggcccggttacagcacggaaaccgctttggtcgcgttgatggatgatctctggcgggcccgggacaggggtttatcctctgtcctggtgctccttgacctctcagcggctttcgataccatcgaccatggtatccttctgcaccggctggaggggctgggggtgggaggcactgttcttcagtggttctcctcctacctctctggccggtcgcagtcggtgttagtggggggccagaggtcgactcctaggtttctcccttgtggggtgcctcaggggtcggtcctctcccccctgctattcaacatctacatgaaaccgctgggcgagatcatccaaggacatggggtgaggtatcatcaatatgcggatgatacccagctttacatctccaccccatgcccagtcaacgaagcggtggaagtgatgtgccggtgcctggaggctgttggggcctggatgggtgtcaacagactcaagctcaacccggataagacggagtggctgtgggttctgcctcccaaggacaatcccatctgtccgtccatcaccctggggggggaattgttgaccccctcagagagggtccgcaacttgggcgtcctcctcgatccacagctcacattagaacaacatctttcagctgtggcgaggggggcgtttgcccaggttcgcctggtgcaccagttgcggccctatctggaccgggactcattgctcacagtcactcatgccctcatcacctcgaggttcgactactgtaatgctctctacatggggctacctttgaaaagtgttcggaaacttcagatcgtgcaaaatgcagctgcgagagcagtcatgggcctacctaggtatgcccatgtttcaccatcactccgcagtctgcattggctgccgatcaatttccggtcacaattcaaagtgttggttatgacctttaaagcccttcatggcattggaccagaatatctccgagaccgcctcctgccgcacgaatcccagcgaccgattaggtcccacagagtgggccttctccgggtcccgtcaactaaacaatgtcggttggcgggccccaggggaagagccttctctgtggcggccccggccctctggaaccaactccccccggagattagaactgcccctactcttcctgccttccgtaaactccttaaaacccacctttgccggcaggcatgggggaactgaaacatctccccctgggcacgtttaatttatgcatggtatgtctgtgtgtatgactgttagtatatgggttttttaaatatttaaatattttaaatttgtctgattgcttatgatttgtttttacatgttgtgagccgccccgagtcttcggagaggggcggcatacaaatctaagtaataaataaataaataaataaataaataaataaacatctttttttgtaacgtggtgaccaaaattgattgcagtattccaaatgtggccttactagGGTTTTATAAAGCAATAGTAGAACTTCCCATGAATTTGATTCTATGCAAGGGTTTCCAAATAGCTTCAGAAATCAaaccagagtccaaggcaaaataTTCcccaaagtcccaatttattagcagagccatgttggcacatctgggcaAAAATCCAAATCTGAAGccccaggggtttctccacccgGTTGAAAGTCcaagcccttgtccccatacCCGCAAGTCCATCACGTTGACCAATCTTCAGCTGCCACTCTGGCaagaatccacccatctccttccgtgcaggtggaggagtgcaaagacaaaggacgACCTTGaccatctagaaggaatttgttatggctacaggCAGATATCCCTCATGCAACTACGTCTCCCAAATTCCCAATaccacgtgcacacacacacttttggcacccaagggaaaaaaaaggttcgccatcacccgTATAGGTTATTTGGGGACGGTGAGGGGATCCAAGACAGGTGAGGACTATTGCTCTCTGGCAAAGGGACCCCTACGAAACGATGGCCTACCATGTCTATGGAGAGGAGCTCAGTGCCATTTTCGACAGGCAAGAATGCGGCTTTGATCCTGGTGGCCATGTGGCTTCCGGTCGGCGACACAGTAAACGTGACGTTCGCTTTCTGAGATATTTcgattttcatttcttttccagCAGGTAAGTCAGCCTGGAGAAAATAAAACATCCTTAAAAATCAGACTGCTGTAAACTGCAAACATGTTTGAAAAACTACCTTCATCAACGTAtgcagtgaaagaaaatattaattgatgatttaataccactgacaatacttctacccttcaaaaggaccttgactatGTAGCTCCATggtctccaaactgatttaactgttgttcataaaatcatacatcacaatcactacttcacctttaccaacaacaacacaagagcgcgtaatagatataaactgaatgtaaatcactcagaacttgactgcagaaaatgcgatttcagcaatagaggggtCACCGCCTgaaactcattacctgattctgctgttgcttcccccaaccccaaaacctgcaaccttacattatctacaatcgacctctccccttttctaagaggtctgtaaggggcgtgcataagtgcactttcgtgcctaatgtccctgtcctactgtcttattatcctttctattactacgttctacttatgttatgttatggtgcacttatgcaggccccttactgacctcttaggaatcgggagaggtcgagAGTGGATAGAGTGATCCTTCTGAAAACATGTCAAGGTTCTTGCAAGGTCCCCAAACACACAAATAAACTTACATCTGGCAATATTTCTTTTAGCTGGTCAGTCATAGGAGCAGAACCCTGACCAAAAAAAAAGTGGGTAAGGAGAGAAATACTTGGGTTAGTCACAAAAATGAAAGAGGCTAATGAAAGAtagcaaagaattctattctattagcaaagaaagaattctattccattctattctgttattctattctattctattctatcatattctgttctgttctgttctgttattctattctattctatgccatgccatgccatgccatgccattctattctgttattctgttctactctgctctgctctaccaTACCCTatccttctctactctactctactctactctactctactctatgccatgccatgccatgccatgccattccattccattctattctattctattctattctgttattctattctactgtactctgctctaccctaccctacccttctctactctactctactctactctatgccatgccatgccatatcATGCCatgccattctattctattctattctattctgttattctattctactgtactctgctctaccccattctattctattctattttattctattctattctagcaatGCCCTCTCACCCCAAGATAGGCAAGGCTTATTTCCCATGAGAATCAACTTGGAAGAACCTCAGCTGAGTAAATAAATATCATCAACACACACCAATTCCTTTGTTTAAAAATCTAGATTTGGGAAGGAATTATAAAGATCTAGGCATCATATCAAGGAATCCAAAATGACTTTTTTCACCCAGAATCAAGGAATCGGTTCTTCAGTCACCTCAATTTGGGCAATAACAGAGTTGAACAAGCCATCTGTCAATGTCATTGCAACGTTTATGACAGACACGGGGATGTAGACGGcatttttcccttcttcttttgaaGGCAGGTCTTCAGGGACTGGATCTGGTGGGACTTCTATGACTTGTCCATTACTAGGTTGGAATTTAACctagaaaagaaagaataaacattggcaaaaaaaattaaatataaatataaatgtattattatattatattatattatattatattatagtatagtatagtatagtatagtatagtatagtatagtatagtatagtatagtatagtatagtatagtatagtatagtatatttataaataatataaataaaagataaaaaagcATAAACCATAAACTTTGGCaaaaaaatcagaacataaaatacaagctGAATGGACATGAACTTATAGATGACACTCACTCTGCCAAGTAGCAATAGTGTTTAGACTCATatcccgcttcctagtgctttaacagccctctctaagcagttgacagaatcagcctcttgcccccaacaatctggggcctcatttgacccaccaagtaaggaaggaagaaaggaagcaaagaaggaagcaaagaaggaaggaaggaaggaaagaaagaaagaaagaaaggaaatagcatttagacttatatactgcttcataatgtttttacagccctctctaagcagtttacagaatccgcctcttgcccccagcaatctgggtcttcttttgacccaccttggaaggacagaaggctgagtcaaccttgagctggtagtgagatttgaactgctgaactacagctagcagataGCCGAAGTGCGCCACCCAGGCTCTACCCTGGGTCAAACACCTTAGAGAAATAATTTCTAAAGATCTTAGAATTCAAAACAGGGGGTCCTGGTGCTGTCAGAGCTTGGTTCttctcttgcagacatttcattacctaactagtttgcatcatcagtgttagaagggagtaGAGTTTgctccatggtccatctagtctgccctttatactatttcctgtattttaccttaggatggatctatgtttatcccaggtgtgtttaaattcagtgactgtggatttaccaaccaggtctgctggaagtttgtttcaagcatctactactctttcagtaaaatacagtaagattttctcacgttgcttctgatctttcccccaactaacctcagattgtgcccccttgttcttgggttcactttcctattaaaaacacttccctcctgaaccttatttaaccctttaacatatttaaatgtttctatcatgtctccccttttccttctgtcctccagactagacagatggagttcatgaagtctttcctgatacattttatgcttgagaccttccaccatttttgtagcccatctttggacccgttcaatttcatccgtatctttttgtaggtgaggtctccagaactggacatagtattattccaaatattgtctcaccagcgctctatacagcgggatcacaatttccctcttcctacttgttatacctctagctatgcagccaagcattctactagctttccctaccacctgaccgcactgttcacccattgggagactgtcagaaaccactacccctaaatccttctcttctggagtttttgctaacacaaagcTGCTAATACAATacgcagattgaggattccttttgcccaagtgcatagCTATTTGCAGCagtacctcttaaagctatagtacttcaatacatacagacATTCATAGTtcgcttgtttatatattgccaacccaactgttttgtacatagtactaacaaccaTGTAGGGTGAAAATGATGAAGAGGGTAGCCCACCACTCTTACCTTGAGCGGGATTAAATTGTAATCTGGGAAGACCCCTGGTTCTTCGACCACTTCATAGCACACTGTGCTGTTATCcccaaaatgtttcttttctatgAAAAGATACAAAAGTTGTGTCCCCATTCAGAAAACCTTCCTCAAAACAGGAATAATTGATGTGACTCATAGGAGCCACTACTGGTGGACATGTGTACaagcaaaaaaattctggaataaaataacaaactggttaaaagaaatagtaaaagaagaaattgaaaaaaaaccagaattgtatttattgggtatttttaattaaaaaaattgaaaaagaggtaagatatttagttatacacatactaacagctgccaggatagtata
Coding sequences:
- the LOC139163464 gene encoding BPI fold-containing family B member 6-like; translated protein: MLPKVVKKFMNTTLGKVLPGMMCPAADNVIAFMETKIETMFEKKHFGDNSTVCYEVVEEPGVFPDYNLIPLKVKFQPSNGQVIEVPPDPVPEDLPSKEEGKNAVYIPVSVINVAMTLTDGLFNSVIAQIEGSAPMTDQLKEILPDADLPAGKEMKIEISQKANVTFTVSPTGSHMATRIKAAFLPVENGTELLSIDMVQECGANFGIKEERLAISLDSGSCRSMEISSPAGDVEPAKDFMKTIMDGWMPHANGVLSKNVIPLPSLLGLLYSDGETTLSFGENVLVFHVMIETYDESELAERMRHYQEKLKPPK